One genomic segment of Gasterosteus aculeatus chromosome 6, fGasAcu3.hap1.1, whole genome shotgun sequence includes these proteins:
- the LOC120820967 gene encoding 5-hydroxytryptamine receptor 7 encodes MVVAGASNGTVGSGNMRSSLMIDDRVGGGDPGVSTSLMISEALAPRLLKIAQSAAEAAAAAAAAAVTTSPSTTSQPLVMETNGTRCGEQILSYGWAEKVLIGGVLTMLTLSTICGNMLVVISVCFVKKLRQPSNYLIVSLAVADLSVALAVMPFVSITDLIGGQWIFGQFFCNVFIAMDVMCCTASIMSLCVISIDRYLGITKPLTYPVRQNGCCMAKMVLSVWLLSASITLPPLFGWAQNVNDGRVCLISQDFGYTVYSTAVAFYIPMSVMLIMYNRIYRAAKLSAAKHTITCFPREREHGAGLAPRGARRGQEAHRPAASGETASVQGTEAGREAEEEEEEEEESLDCVAAALKLQREVEEECGTRVSRLLKTGEHHQRRKRKNQSIFKREQKAAATLGIVVGAFTFCWLPFFLVSTARPFVCGVECSCVPLWLERTLLWLGYANSLINPFIYAFFNRDLRTTYSNLLRCRYRNINRKLSAAGMHEALKLVEKPDASV; translated from the exons CTTCGCTCATGATCGACGACAGAGTCGGCGGTGGAGATCCCGGCGTCTCCACCAGCTTGATGATCTCGGAGGCTCTCGCGCCTCGGCTGCTGAAGATCGCGCAGAGCGCCGCCgaagcagcggcggcggcagcggcggcggcagtaACGACGTCTCCATCCACCACCAGTCAGCCGCTGGTCATGGAGACGAACGGGACGCGCTGCGGGGAGCAGATTCTGAGCTACGGCTGGGCCGAGAAGGTCCTAATCGGTGGTGTCCTCACCATGCTCACACTGTCCACCATCTGCGGGAACATGTTGGTGGTCATCTCCGTGTGCTTCGTCAAGAAGCTGCGCCAGCCGTCCAACTATCTGATCGTTTCTCTCGCCGTGGCGGACCTCTCGGTGGCCCTGGCGGTGATGCCGTTCGTCAGCATCACGGATCTGATCGGTGGTCAGTGGATATTCGGACAGTTCTTCTGTAACGTTTTCATCGCCATGGATGTGATGTGCTGCACCGCGTCCATCATGAGTCTGTGCGTAATCAGCATTGACAG GTATCTGGGTATCACGAAACCCCTGACGTATCCCGTCCGGCAAAACGGCTGCTGCATGGCCAAGATGGTCCTGTCGGTGTGGctcctctccgcctccatcaCGCTCCCCCCTCTGTTCGGCTGGGCGCAGAACGTCAATGACGGCAGGGTCTGCCTCATCAGTCAGGACTTCGGCTACACCGTCTACTCCACCGCCGTGGCGTTCTACATCCCCATGTCGGTCATGCTGATCATGTACAACCGCATCTACCGCGCCGCCAAACTCAGCGCCGCCAAGCACACCATCACCTGCTTCCCCAGGGAGAGGGAGCACGGCGCGGGGCTGGCCCCGCGAGGGGCGAGAAGAGGGCAAGAGGCCCACCGGCCAGCGGCATCGGGAGAAACGGCCAGTGTCCAAGGGACAGAGGCCGGGCGGGaagccgaggaagaggaggaggaggaggaggagagcttgGACTGCGTGGCGGCGGCGTTGAAGCTCCAgcgcgaggtggaggaggagtgcGGCACGCGCGTCTCTCGCCTCCTCAAGACGGGAGAACACCACCAACGCCGCAAGAGGAAGAACCAGTCCATCTTCAAACGGGAGCAGAAGGCGGCCGCCACCCTGGGCATCGTGGTGGGCGCCTTCACTTTCTGCTGGCTGCCGTTCTTCCTGGTGTCCACCGCCAGGCCCTTCGTTTGCGGCGTGGAGTGCAGCTGCGTGCCGCTCTGGCTGGAGAGAACTCTTTTGTGGCTGGGGTACGCCAACTCCCTCATCAATCCCTTTATCTACGCGTTCTTCAACCGCGATCTGAGGACCACGTACAGTAACCTACTGCGGTGCCGCTACAGGAACATCAACCGGAAGCTGTCGGCGGCGGGCATGCACGAAGCTCTGAAGCTGGTGGAGAAGCCGGACGCTAGCGTGTAG
- the LOC144409509 gene encoding uncharacterized protein LOC144409509, with translation MENALTQLIQTQTQQAQSLQALQDAITTLGRHLVKPEGPTEPSKVLTKQTAQKAGRDLSPADVNQYGALKAAILAHYGHNLQTRAQQFHAWEYDAAAPVRPQIATLMRLTRSWLTSGEGPPAIDRVAMDRCIRALPGGAKRHASQSCPETVDALVTLLENHPVTVQLMQSGRPPSQSDPRRDRQRLRKSDTEALGPSPRPQGGPPQPSRQRRPFVNPDRRKCFACGQEGHIAWNCPGEDILMPTAGSSDSPRKADSYLTTCWAHEGARAPKLPVRIGTQDAEALLDSGSAVTLLRPGLTSGPRGPPIPVSCVHGDSREYPTTHIKVQTTRGTFEVVAGLVENLPVPVLIGRDCPIFWRLWACRTAGHRRNCPTKKPGRDQKVKVAHACAAPSSPTTSSAEGTEEEALAPAEALAPAEAPAPAEAPAPAEAPAPAEAPTRRDPRLTEGSSNEVFSEFPPAEEASSTRPGQFGTAQWEDPNLEQARQNLAVVEGEPVAGVSASTFPHFSIKNGLLYRVAKLEERVVEQLLVPKRYINKVLYLAHSHLLGAHLGVEKTYDRVRERFYWPGVKKAVQDYCQICPQCQKTAPKVNYQNPLIPLPIIDIPFQRVAMDIVGPLPKSSRGHRFILVIMDYATRYPEAVPLRTASAKAVARELFLLFSRVGIAKEVLTDQGTCFMSRVMKEMCKLLKVSQIRTSVYHPQTDGLVERFNKTLKQMLRKAIDVEGKNWDQLIPFVLFSIREVPQASTGFSPFELLYGRRPRGMLDLAKEAWEQQPSAHRSAIEYVDQMQDRMAKVWPLVREHMQQAQHAQARIYNRRAQLREFQPGEFVLVLIPTVECKFLAKWHGPYEVIERVGEVNYKVRQPGRRKICQIYHINLLKKWHAPDSVPMAALTTETQDRVPSQVPLGPHLSPTHRQDMVELTGQFKDVFSDMPGRTTVINHDIITEPGKKVRLRPYRIPEAKRETIKEEVRRMLEMGVIEESHSAWSSPIVLTPKPDGSERFCNDFRKLNEISKFDAYPMPRVDELIERLGPARFVSTLDLTKGYWQVPLTETAKEKTAFATPEGLYHYRVLPFGVHGAPATFQRMMDQVLRPHREYAAAYLDDVVIHSPDWTTHVGHLKAVLGSLRRAGLTANPKKCHLGLEEAEYLGYTIGRGSVRPQSRKVEAIATWPKPATKRQVKTFLGLVGYYQCFIPHFATIAAPLHEMTKNSHPHQVLWSTEAEAAFTTLRRALCTEPILSTPNFEDTFIVHTDASGSGLGAVLSQVRGGEEHPVTYISRQGSGRHVGGDATYFSLEAGWKSRSF, from the exons ATGGAGAATGCACTGACACAGCTCATCCAGACCCAAACCCAGCAGGCCCAGAGTCTTCAAGCCTTACAGGACGCCATCACTACTCTTGGACGGCATCTGGTAAAGCCAGAGGGGCCGACGGAACCCAGTAAAGTTCTCACCAAGCAGACCG CTCAAAAAGCCGGCCGGGACCTTTCCCCCGCTGACGTAAACCAGTATGGGGCATTGAAAGCTGCGATTTTGGCCCATTATGGACACAACCTGCAGACGAGGGCCCAACAGTTCCACGCCTGGGAGTATGACGCTGCTGCCCCAGTGCGGCCGCAAATTGCAACGCTGATGCGATTGACACGCAGTTGGTTAACCTCGGGGGAGGGGCCTCCAGCGATTGACAGAGTTGCCATGGATCGCTGTATCAGAGCCTTACCCGGGGGTGCCAAACGACACGCTTCTCAAAGCTGCCCAGAGACAGTAGATGCCCTAGTGACGCTGTTGGAGAATCACCCGGTCACGGTACAGTTGATGCAAAGCGGTAGGCCACCCAGCCAATCGGACCCcaggagagacaggcagaggctgaggaagagcgACACGGAGGCACTGGGCCCAAGCCCGAGGCCCCAAGGGGGTCCGCCCCAGCCATCCCGCCAGCGCCGCCCCTTTGTGAATCCGGACCGGCGAAAATGCTTTGCCTGTGGACAAGAGGGCCATATAGCGTGGAATTGTCCGGGAGAAGACATTCTGATGCCTACGGCGGGCTCCTCCGACTCCCCACGGAAGGCCGACAGCTATCTTACCACGTGCTGGGCTCATGAGGGCGCAAGGGCCCCAAAGCTGCCGGTCAGAATAGGGACCCAGGATGCTGAAGCCCTACTCGACTCCGGCAGTGCGGTCACCCTCCTACGGCCCGGGTTGACCTCTGGCCCCAGGGGACCCCCCATCCCAGTCTCCTGTGTCCACGGGGATTCACGTGAGTATCCCACGACCCACATTAAGGTCCAGACCACCAGGGGCACATTTGAGGTTGTTGCGGGCTTGGTGGAAAATCTGCCGGTACCAGTGCTGATTGGGCGGGACTGCCCGATATTCTGGCGTTTGTGGGCATGCAGGACTGCTGGCCACCGAAGAAACTGTCCCACCAAGAAACCTGGTAGGGACCAGAAAGTCAAGGTGGCACATGCCTGTGCAGCCCCATCTAGCCCAACCACGTCATCTGCAgaagggacagaggaggaggccctgGCCCCAGCGGAGGCCCTGGCCCCAGCGGAGGCCCCGGCCCCAGCGGAGGCCCCGGCCCCAGCGGAGGCCCCGGCCCCAGCGGAGGCCCCGACAAGGAGGGATCCCCGACTAACTGAAGGGTCTTCGAACGAGGTTTTTTCGGAGTTCCCACCGGCAGAAGAGGCATCTTCCACCAGGCCCGGGCAGTTTGGGACGGCCCAGTGGGAGGACCCTAACCTGGAACAAGCGCGACAGAACCTGGCTGTGGTCGAGGGAGAACCGGTGGCGGGGGTAAGTGCTAGCACCTTTCCACACTTTTCAATCAAGAATGGCCTCTTGTATAGGGTGGCAAAGCTGGAGGAACGGGTGGTGGAACAGTTGCTAGTCCCCAAGCGCTATATTAACAAAGTGTTGTACCTAGCCCACTCCCACCTGTTGGGAGCTCATTTGGGGGTGGAGAAAACCTACGACCGAGTCCGGGAGCGCTTCTACTGGCCGGGGGTGAAGAAGGCGGTCCAGGATTATTGCCAAATCTGCCCACAATGCCAGAAGACGGCGCCGAAGGTAAACTACCAGAATCCACTAATACCACTACCAATAATCGACATCCCATTCCAGAGGGTAGCCATGGATATAGTAGGCCCCTTGCCGAAGTCCAGTAGGGGGCACCGGTTTATCCTGGTTATCATGGATTATGCCACCCGGTACCCAGAGGCGGTCCCGTTACGCACCGCAAGTGCTAAAGCGGTGGCGAGAGAATTATTCCTTCTCTTTAGTAGAGTTGGGATTGCAAAGGAAGTCCTTACTGACCAGGGAACCTGTTTCATGTCTCGGGTGATGAAGGAGATGTGTAAACTACTGAAGGTGAGCCAAATACGAACCTCTGTCTACCACCCACAGACGGACGGCCTGGTAGAACGTTTCAATAAAACCTTAAAACAAATGCTAAGGAAGGCTATTGACGTGGAGGGGAAAAACTGGGACCAACTAATCCCCTTTGTCTTGTTCTCAATCCGCGAAGTGCCCCAGGCGTCCACAGGGTTCTCACCATTTGAGCTGCTGTATGGACGGAGACCCAGGGGCATGCTGGACCTGGCCAAAGAAGCATGGGAGCAACAGCCATCAGCCCATCGCTCCGCCATAGAGTATGTCGACCAGATGCAGGACAGGATGGCTAAGGTATGGCCCCTGGTGCGGGAGCATATGCAACAAGCCCAACACGCCCAAGCCAGAATCTATAACCGTAGAGCTCAGCTACGGGAGTTCCAGCCGGGAGAGTTTGTCTTGGTCCTGATTCCAACGGTGGAATGCAAATTCCTGGCAAAGTGGCATGGACCCTATGAGGTGATCGaaagggtgggggaggtgaaTTATAAGGTAAGACAACCGGGAAGGAGGAAAATCTGCCAAATATATCACATTAATCTGTTGAAGAAATGGCACGCCCCTGACAGTGTTCCGATGGCCGCACTAACCACCGAAACCCAAGATCGTGTCCCCTCACAGGTACCTCTGGGCCCCCATCTGAGTCCGACCCACCGGCAAGACATGGTGGAACTAACTGGGCagttcaaagatgttttttcagaCATGCCGGGAAGGACCACGGTGATTAACCACGACATCATCACCGAACCTGGGAAAAAGGTGAGGCTCCGACCCTACCGCATACCAGAGGCAAAAAGGGAGACCATCAAAGAagaggtgagaaggatgttggAGATGGGCGTTATTGAGGAGTCACACAGTGCATGGTCCAGCCCGATTGTGTTGACTCCAAAACCCGACGGCAGCGAGAGATTCTGCAATGATTTTAGAAAATTGAACGAAATCTCAAAATTTGACGCTTACCCCATGCCGAGGGTTGATGAGTTAATAGAGCGATTAGGCCCAGCCCGGTTTGTGTCCACGCTCGACCTCACTAAAGGTTACTGGCAGGTTCCCCTCACAGAAACCGCCAAAGAGAAGACAGCGTTTGCTACCCCAGAAGGCCTGTACCACTATAGAGTCCTGCCCTTCGGAGTCCACGGAGCGCCAGCTACGTTCCAAAGAATGATGGACCAGGTGCTCCGACCTCATCGGGAGTATGCAGCGGCCTACCTAGATGATGTGGTCATACACAGCCCCGACTGGACCACCCATGTAGGCCACCTGAAAGCTGTCCTGGGAAGCCTACGGAGAGCTGGCCTGACCGCCAACCCAAAAAAGTGCCACCTTGGCCTGGAGGAGGCGGAATACCTCGGCTACACCATTGGGAGAGGCAGTGTGAGACCCCAATCCCGGAAAGTGGAGGCCATTGCCACCTGGCCTAAGCCAGCCACGAAGCGGCAAGTAAAAACGTTCCTCGGCCTGGTCGGCTATTATCAGTGCTTTATACCCCACTTTGCTACTATTGCAGCCCCTTTACACGAGATGACGAAAAACAGCCACCCACACCAGGTCCTCTGGAGCACCGAAGCTGAGGCAGCCTTTACAACCCTTCGGAGGGCCCTGTGCACCGAGCCAATTTTAAGCACCCCTAATTTTGAGGACACGTTCATCGTCCATACAGATGCCTCTGGATCAGGGCTTGGAGCCGTGCTGTCccaggtcagaggaggagaagaacaccCAGTGACCTATATCAGCC gacaaggaagcgggcgccacgtaggaggagacgccacatatttcagtttggaagccggttggaagagccgtagtttttga